A genomic segment from Gilvibacter sp. SZ-19 encodes:
- a CDS encoding FMN-binding glutamate synthase family protein, which translates to MDAILDFLGGIPWWAWLLVVFGFIALRDIFQRKHTISHNFPIVGHIRYMLESIGPELRQYLVANNREELPFNRIERGWIYASAKKENNYEGFGTDRDIYQYQHVFINNAMIPYKLSSDHPNTLDKCFLPCAKVMGQHNKRKRPYRPASIINISAMSFGSLSAKAIESLNIGAAKAQAYHNTGEGGLSPYHQKGADVVFHFGTGYFGVRNPDGTFSMEKMRQLVADNPQIRAIEVKLSQGAKPGKGGVLPGKKITKEIAAIRGVEVGKDVLSPPTHSAFSTVPELLDFIEDIAENTGLPVGIKAAIGKLDQWEELALEMKQRGTGPDFISVDGGEGGTGAAPPSFADHVSLPWVYGFADLYKLFQNHGLTDRIVFVGSGKLGFPAKGAMAFALGVDVINVAREAMMSIGCIQAQICHTNRCPAGVATQSKWLQNGIDIPLKSDRLNQYFKTFRKELVEITHAAGYEHPCQFTMADVEMNMDDKHLSQDMRSTFKYKKQPVPFEGMQKLKECIHLGGSYQTSN; encoded by the coding sequence ATGGATGCAATTTTGGACTTTTTAGGTGGAATCCCTTGGTGGGCATGGCTGCTTGTCGTGTTCGGTTTTATTGCGCTGCGCGATATATTCCAACGCAAACACACCATAAGTCACAACTTCCCCATTGTTGGGCATATTCGTTATATGCTGGAAAGTATTGGCCCAGAACTGCGCCAGTATTTGGTAGCCAACAACAGAGAAGAGCTGCCCTTTAATCGCATTGAGCGCGGTTGGATCTACGCCTCAGCCAAAAAAGAGAACAATTACGAAGGCTTCGGAACCGATAGAGACATTTACCAGTATCAGCATGTATTTATCAACAATGCAATGATACCCTACAAACTCAGTTCAGATCATCCGAACACGCTAGACAAATGCTTTTTGCCCTGCGCCAAGGTAATGGGACAACACAACAAGCGCAAGCGACCGTACAGACCTGCCTCCATTATTAATATCAGCGCCATGAGCTTTGGATCGCTTTCTGCCAAGGCTATCGAATCATTGAATATTGGCGCTGCAAAGGCCCAAGCTTATCACAATACCGGCGAGGGCGGCCTTTCCCCCTATCATCAGAAAGGGGCCGATGTGGTCTTTCATTTTGGCACCGGCTACTTTGGAGTTCGCAACCCGGACGGTACCTTCTCCATGGAAAAAATGAGACAATTGGTGGCAGATAATCCGCAGATTCGGGCCATAGAGGTAAAACTCTCCCAAGGGGCTAAACCCGGAAAAGGGGGCGTACTACCCGGGAAGAAGATCACCAAAGAGATCGCTGCGATACGCGGGGTTGAAGTGGGTAAAGATGTACTATCTCCACCTACACACTCCGCCTTTTCAACAGTTCCCGAACTTCTAGATTTTATAGAAGATATTGCAGAAAATACCGGGCTTCCTGTCGGGATCAAAGCCGCTATTGGAAAGTTGGATCAATGGGAAGAGTTAGCCCTAGAAATGAAACAACGCGGAACAGGCCCTGACTTTATTAGTGTAGACGGTGGTGAAGGCGGAACCGGTGCGGCACCCCCGAGTTTTGCCGATCACGTATCACTACCGTGGGTATACGGTTTTGCAGATCTCTACAAACTATTTCAGAACCATGGACTCACAGACAGAATTGTCTTTGTGGGGAGTGGTAAACTGGGTTTCCCGGCCAAAGGAGCCATGGCCTTTGCCTTGGGCGTAGATGTGATAAACGTTGCCCGAGAGGCCATGATGAGCATTGGCTGCATCCAGGCACAGATCTGTCACACCAATCGCTGTCCGGCTGGTGTGGCCACGCAGTCCAAATGGTTGCAGAACGGAATTGATATTCCGCTTAAATCGGACCGATTGAATCAGTACTTTAAAACCTTCAGAAAAGAACTTGTAGAGATCACCCATGCCGCAGGTTACGAACACCCCTGTCAATTCACTATGGCAGACGTAGAAATGAACATGGACGATAAGCATTTGTCGCAAGACATGCGTT
- a CDS encoding amidohydrolase translates to MRKLILVAIAAIATLPVIGQANMDADIANIESKVIEWRRYFHQNPELSNREYNTAKKIAAHLKSLGMEVQTDIALTGVVGILKGNRPGKVLALRADIDALPVTERNDLDFKSTVTTTFRGVETGVMHACGHDTHIAILMGVAEVLSKNNDFAGTIKFIFQPAEEGAPPGEEGGAELMVKEGVLKNPDVDAIFGLHISSQQPVGLITYKPGGIMAASQSFEITVKGKQTHGSQPWGGVDPIMAAVKIIDGLQTIISRESPLTQEAAVLSIGKITGGVRSNIIPEEVQIVGTLRTLDKNMQAYINKRMEEMVPAIAAAYRAEASIQIARGYPITYNDPALTAQMLPSLQAAAGASKVVETKAVTGAEDFSFFAQEVPGLYFFLGGRAPGGAEAFPHHTPDFKIDESGMLLGVKAFIQLSMDYLNN, encoded by the coding sequence ATGCGTAAATTAATTCTTGTAGCCATCGCAGCGATCGCTACCCTACCCGTTATTGGACAGGCCAATATGGATGCTGATATTGCCAATATTGAATCCAAAGTGATCGAATGGAGGCGCTACTTCCATCAGAATCCGGAGCTATCCAATAGGGAATACAACACTGCAAAGAAGATCGCGGCACACTTGAAATCTCTTGGAATGGAGGTTCAAACAGACATTGCTTTAACAGGTGTGGTCGGTATCCTGAAAGGAAATCGCCCTGGGAAGGTCTTGGCTTTACGCGCAGATATAGACGCTCTCCCCGTTACCGAGCGCAACGACCTAGACTTTAAAAGTACTGTTACCACCACCTTTAGAGGTGTTGAGACGGGAGTTATGCACGCCTGTGGCCACGATACGCACATCGCTATCTTAATGGGTGTTGCAGAGGTCTTAAGTAAGAACAACGACTTTGCGGGAACCATTAAGTTTATCTTTCAACCTGCAGAAGAAGGCGCTCCTCCAGGAGAAGAAGGTGGTGCAGAACTCATGGTAAAAGAAGGCGTACTGAAGAATCCAGATGTAGATGCCATCTTTGGTTTACATATCTCTTCGCAACAACCTGTTGGCCTGATCACTTACAAACCAGGAGGTATTATGGCGGCATCACAAAGCTTTGAAATTACCGTAAAAGGCAAGCAAACACACGGTTCTCAACCTTGGGGCGGTGTGGACCCGATCATGGCTGCTGTTAAGATCATCGATGGTTTACAGACAATCATTTCTAGAGAATCTCCACTTACGCAAGAGGCCGCCGTACTATCAATTGGAAAGATCACGGGCGGAGTCCGCAGTAATATCATCCCAGAAGAGGTTCAAATTGTCGGAACGCTCAGAACCTTAGACAAGAACATGCAGGCTTATATCAATAAGCGTATGGAAGAAATGGTACCTGCCATTGCTGCAGCTTATCGTGCAGAAGCGAGTATTCAGATCGCCAGAGGTTACCCGATCACGTATAACGATCCGGCTTTAACGGCTCAGATGCTGCCTTCATTGCAAGCAGCTGCAGGCGCTTCTAAGGTTGTTGAGACCAAAGCTGTTACCGGAGCCGAAGACTTCTCGTTCTTTGCACAAGAGGTTCCTGGATTGTATTTCTTTTTGGGCGGACGGGCTCCAGGCGGGGCCGAAGCGTTTCCGCATCACACGCCTGATTTTAAGATCGACGAATCCGGAATGCTTTTAGGAGTGAAAGCATTTATTCAACTCAGCATGGATTATCTGAACAACTAA
- a CDS encoding amidohydrolase, translated as MTLGWSQAQEVNEKLMLDAASIESKVIQWRREIHQNPELSNREFKTAAKIAAHLKSLGLEVQTGVGKTGVIGILKGDQPGKVIALRADIDALPVTERNDLAFKSTVTTTFLGTETGVMHACGHDTHTAILMGVAEVLAANKDLLKGTVKFIFQPAEEGPPPGEEGGAKLLIKEGVLKNPDVDAIFGLHINSATPVGTIRYKPGGTMAAVERFVVKVNGKQTHGSQPWSGVDPIYIAAKIVDGYQSIISRESRLIDEAAVISVGKITAGVRFNIIPESAEMIGTVRTLDPDMKALIVRRMTEMTETIAKAYGGTASIEFQNFTSITFNDLALTNQVLPSLQAVAGADQVELVKATTGGEDFSFYQEEVPGFYFFLGGMTPGNTEAFPHHTPDFKIDDSGLLLGVKAFLQLTVDYLNTP; from the coding sequence ATGACCCTGGGCTGGTCTCAGGCGCAAGAAGTGAACGAAAAACTCATGCTAGATGCTGCATCCATTGAAAGTAAAGTGATCCAATGGCGCAGAGAGATCCATCAGAATCCAGAGCTCAGCAACCGAGAATTCAAAACAGCCGCTAAGATCGCGGCCCATTTAAAAAGTCTTGGTCTGGAAGTTCAAACAGGGGTCGGTAAAACTGGTGTTATAGGTATTCTCAAAGGAGATCAACCCGGAAAAGTAATTGCTTTACGCGCTGATATTGATGCCCTTCCCGTTACCGAACGCAACGATCTTGCTTTTAAGAGTACAGTTACCACTACCTTTTTAGGCACAGAGACAGGGGTTATGCACGCTTGCGGCCACGACACACACACAGCCATACTCATGGGGGTGGCAGAGGTTTTAGCAGCCAATAAAGATCTGCTTAAAGGAACGGTAAAATTTATTTTTCAACCTGCCGAAGAAGGCCCTCCTCCGGGAGAAGAAGGTGGTGCCAAACTCTTGATCAAAGAAGGTGTACTAAAAAATCCGGATGTGGATGCCATTTTTGGGTTGCACATCAATTCGGCTACTCCTGTGGGCACCATTAGATACAAACCGGGCGGCACCATGGCTGCGGTAGAACGCTTCGTGGTAAAGGTCAATGGAAAACAGACCCATGGCTCACAGCCTTGGAGCGGTGTTGACCCTATCTATATTGCAGCCAAGATCGTAGATGGCTACCAAAGTATTATCAGTAGAGAGTCGCGCCTAATCGATGAGGCAGCGGTGATCTCCGTAGGTAAAATAACAGCCGGCGTTCGCTTTAATATCATTCCAGAATCCGCAGAAATGATTGGTACTGTCCGCACCCTTGACCCAGACATGAAAGCCTTGATAGTGCGCCGCATGACAGAAATGACAGAAACCATTGCCAAAGCCTACGGCGGAACAGCGAGTATCGAGTTTCAGAACTTCACTTCTATCACCTTTAACGATCTGGCCTTGACCAATCAAGTGCTACCAAGTTTACAAGCAGTGGCCGGAGCAGATCAAGTAGAGCTGGTAAAGGCGACCACAGGAGGAGAAGATTTTTCTTTTTATCAAGAAGAGGTGCCTGGTTTTTATTTCTTTTTAGGCGGAATGACTCCTGGAAACACCGAGGCCTTCCCACACCATACACCTGATTTTAAAATTGATGATTCAGGCTTACTCCTAGGCGTTAAGGCCTTTTTACAATTAACTGTTGACTATTTAAACACACCATAA
- a CDS encoding DsrE family protein has product MKLLLTAFLFSSLICYSQNARVQGTVIENYGATFEVPKLDIPLNTSATFKVLLDLSAAPDDPEQLSAYINTVARFLNMHVAAGKDRSQLEVAAVFHGNASYSLLKNQYYKEKFGVDNPNLGLIEALQAADVDIILCGQSAGSRNLGDSRRIPGVKMALSTMTAMIQLQQEGYTIINFN; this is encoded by the coding sequence ATGAAATTACTACTTACCGCTTTCTTGTTCAGTTCGCTTATTTGTTATTCCCAGAACGCTCGTGTTCAGGGTACAGTGATCGAAAACTACGGAGCAACTTTTGAGGTACCCAAACTAGACATCCCTTTAAACACCTCAGCTACTTTTAAGGTTTTATTGGATCTCAGTGCCGCTCCAGATGATCCGGAGCAATTAAGTGCCTATATCAATACCGTTGCGCGTTTTCTCAATATGCATGTCGCCGCCGGTAAAGACAGGTCTCAGTTAGAAGTTGCGGCCGTGTTTCACGGGAACGCAAGCTACAGCTTGCTTAAGAATCAATACTACAAGGAAAAGTTCGGCGTGGACAATCCGAATTTAGGACTTATTGAGGCCTTGCAAGCTGCCGATGTGGATATTATTCTCTGCGGACAATCTGCAGGAAGCAGGAATCTCGGTGATTCACGTCGTATTCCGGGCGTTAAAATGGCATTGTCTACCATGACTGCCATGATCCAGCTCCAACAAGAAGGTTATACCATTATAAATTTCAATTAA
- a CDS encoding ATP-dependent helicase, translated as MQDFLNELNEAQRAPVLQKDGAMIVIAGAGSGKTRVLTFRIAYLMQQGVDPFNILALTFTNKAAREMKSRIAKIVGASEAKNLWMGTFHSIFAKILRFEADKLGYPSNFTIYDTQDSQSVIRSIIKEMQLDKDIYKYKQVYNRISSYKNSLITVKAYFQNPELQEADAMAKMPRLGEIYKAYVDKCFKAGAMDFDDLLLRTNELLTRFPEVLAKYQDRFRYILVDEYQDTNHSQYLIVRALSDRFQNICVVGDDAQSIYAFRGANINNILNFQKDYDDVKVYRLEQNYRSTKNIVEAANSIIDKNKTKLEKTVWTANEDGPKIKVNRTMTDGDEGRFVASSIFENKMQQQLANRDFAILYRTNAQSRAMEDALRKKDIPYRIYGGLSFYQRKEIKDVLAYLRLILNPKDEESLKRVINYPARGIGQTTIDRLIVAANHYNRSMFEVMENIEKLELKINRGTQQKLLDFCTMIRSFQVLNESYDAFQITEHVTKKTGLVQELKKDGTPEGIARIENVEELLNGIRDFVEEQKELADATGSLNEFLEDVALATDLDQDTSNEDRVSLMTVHLAKGLEFPYVYIVGMEEELFPSGMSMNTRAELEEERRLFYVAVTRAEKQAYLTYTQSRYRWGKLIDAEPSRFIEEIDDQYLEYLTPITEHRYKPLIDADIFGEVDKSKLRLRKPTAGSPPKGPSQEQLEKLRRLKPVSRATANPGTHLSASEVQVGSLVEHIKFGKGEVLKLEGVGGDTKAEIRFEHGGLKKLLLRFAKLKLLS; from the coding sequence TTGCAAGATTTTTTAAATGAATTGAACGAGGCACAACGGGCTCCCGTACTGCAAAAGGACGGGGCTATGATCGTTATTGCCGGTGCCGGTTCGGGTAAGACCCGAGTATTGACCTTTCGCATTGCGTATTTGATGCAGCAAGGGGTAGACCCTTTCAACATATTAGCGCTAACCTTTACCAACAAGGCAGCACGAGAGATGAAATCGCGTATTGCCAAAATTGTAGGGGCAAGTGAGGCTAAAAATCTCTGGATGGGAACCTTTCACTCCATCTTTGCAAAGATCCTGCGCTTTGAAGCAGACAAGTTGGGGTATCCGTCTAATTTTACCATTTACGACACCCAAGATTCCCAGAGCGTGATCCGCAGTATCATTAAAGAGATGCAGCTCGACAAGGATATCTACAAATACAAGCAGGTCTACAATCGTATCAGCAGTTATAAGAACAGCCTGATCACGGTTAAGGCTTACTTCCAGAATCCGGAGTTACAAGAAGCAGATGCCATGGCAAAAATGCCTCGTCTAGGGGAGATCTACAAAGCATATGTTGATAAGTGCTTTAAGGCTGGAGCCATGGATTTTGACGATCTGTTATTGCGTACCAACGAACTGCTTACGCGCTTTCCGGAAGTGCTCGCCAAATATCAAGATAGGTTCAGATACATTTTGGTAGATGAGTATCAAGATACCAACCACAGCCAGTATTTGATCGTTAGGGCGCTGTCAGATCGTTTTCAAAATATTTGTGTGGTAGGAGATGATGCGCAGAGTATCTACGCCTTTAGAGGGGCGAACATCAACAATATCCTCAACTTCCAAAAAGACTATGACGATGTTAAGGTTTACCGTTTGGAGCAGAATTACCGCTCTACCAAGAATATCGTAGAAGCGGCCAACAGCATCATAGACAAGAACAAGACCAAGCTCGAAAAAACTGTATGGACAGCCAATGAGGACGGCCCTAAGATCAAGGTCAACCGAACCATGACAGACGGTGATGAAGGACGTTTTGTGGCGAGTTCCATTTTTGAGAACAAGATGCAGCAGCAACTCGCCAATAGAGATTTTGCAATCCTCTATCGTACCAACGCCCAATCACGTGCTATGGAAGATGCCTTGCGAAAAAAGGACATTCCCTATCGCATTTACGGCGGGCTGAGTTTTTATCAGCGTAAAGAGATCAAGGATGTATTGGCCTATTTGCGTCTCATCCTGAATCCGAAGGATGAAGAATCCCTTAAGCGGGTTATCAACTATCCGGCTCGTGGAATAGGGCAGACCACCATTGATCGTCTTATTGTGGCGGCCAATCACTACAACCGTTCCATGTTCGAAGTGATGGAGAACATCGAAAAGTTGGAACTGAAGATCAACAGAGGCACCCAGCAAAAGCTTTTGGATTTCTGTACTATGATACGCAGTTTTCAGGTTTTAAATGAGTCCTATGACGCCTTTCAGATCACCGAGCATGTGACCAAAAAGACCGGACTTGTTCAGGAACTTAAAAAAGACGGCACTCCAGAAGGTATTGCTCGAATTGAGAATGTGGAGGAGCTGCTTAACGGTATCCGTGATTTTGTAGAAGAACAAAAGGAATTGGCAGACGCCACTGGGTCACTCAACGAATTCTTAGAAGATGTTGCCTTGGCTACGGATCTTGATCAAGACACTTCAAATGAAGACAGAGTGTCTTTAATGACGGTTCACTTAGCCAAAGGACTTGAGTTTCCTTACGTCTATATTGTTGGGATGGAAGAGGAGTTGTTCCCTAGTGGGATGAGCATGAATACGCGAGCCGAGCTTGAAGAAGAGCGCCGCTTGTTCTATGTCGCTGTGACGCGCGCAGAGAAACAAGCCTATTTGACCTACACCCAATCGCGCTATCGATGGGGTAAACTCATCGATGCGGAACCTAGTCGCTTTATAGAAGAGATAGACGATCAGTATTTGGAATACCTAACGCCCATAACCGAGCACAGGTACAAACCACTGATCGATGCTGATATTTTTGGGGAAGTTGATAAAAGTAAGCTCCGACTTAGAAAACCTACAGCAGGTTCGCCTCCTAAAGGGCCATCGCAAGAACAGTTGGAAAAATTACGAAGATTAAAACCGGTAAGCAGAGCCACCGCAAACCCCGGAACGCACCTTAGCGCGTCCGAGGTTCAAGTGGGTTCTTTAGTGGAACATATTAAGTTTGGCAAAGGTGAGGTCCTTAAACTCGAAGGAGTAGGAGGAGACACCAAGGCCGAGATACGATTTGAGCACGGCGGACTCAAAAAGCTTTTACTGCGATTTGCGAAGCTCAAGCTTTTGTCCTAA
- a CDS encoding alpha/beta hydrolase: MDDFAGRSVVFSDISYGTGEHQTYDIYLPVNRDHRKTRVVILLHGGGWINGDKINLNDMVATLLERMPDVAIVNMNYTLADAENFAFPTQFLDVGKVIDHVSMLSDSFQILPEFGIVGRSAGGHIGLMYDSVFDTDNKVKFVTSIAGPTDFTDPYLNRADNFEELLGLLVDPTAYSEDPLESLSPLHNINIFTSPRLLIYGQDDKKVPMSNGVNYSSALEDAGIKMRFKEFDAGHSNSWNDTQWNEAYDQIEEYVSLFLR; encoded by the coding sequence ATGGATGATTTTGCCGGACGTTCTGTTGTATTTTCTGATATCAGTTATGGAACTGGTGAACATCAGACTTACGACATCTATTTACCTGTTAACCGAGATCACAGAAAAACTAGAGTAGTTATCTTACTCCACGGTGGAGGCTGGATCAACGGCGACAAGATCAACCTAAACGATATGGTAGCTACCCTTTTGGAGCGTATGCCCGATGTTGCTATCGTTAATATGAATTACACCTTGGCAGATGCCGAGAATTTTGCCTTTCCAACACAGTTTTTGGATGTCGGTAAGGTGATCGATCATGTCAGCATGCTTTCGGACAGTTTTCAGATCTTGCCAGAGTTTGGTATTGTAGGTCGTAGCGCCGGAGGTCACATAGGTCTTATGTACGATAGTGTTTTCGACACAGACAACAAAGTGAAGTTTGTGACTAGCATTGCTGGCCCTACGGATTTTACCGATCCTTACCTCAACAGAGCCGATAACTTCGAAGAATTATTGGGACTTCTTGTAGATCCTACAGCTTATAGTGAGGATCCTCTTGAGTCTTTAAGCCCATTACACAATATCAATATATTTACTTCACCGCGCCTGCTGATCTACGGCCAGGATGACAAAAAGGTACCAATGAGTAACGGTGTCAATTATTCCAGTGCTTTAGAAGATGCAGGTATTAAGATGCGATTCAAGGAATTTGATGCCGGACATTCCAACAGCTGGAACGATACGCAATGGAACGAAGCGTACGACCAGATCGAAGAGTATGTCAGCCTTTTTCTAAGATAA
- a CDS encoding alpha/beta hydrolase: MLRSHFFIWVFFGFMLTLGCSSDEQPQDTDMQEQSDTTVPLAAAIQTDVSYGSDPQQVYDLYLPAGRNSTKTKVLVLVHGGGWASGDKQDMTPYISWIQSELPQYAIMNINYVLADATTPAFPNQFLDLKAALNQVKEQASELEVLPEFGLIGVSAGAHISLMTDYVYDNEDLIKMVCSIVGPTDFTDPFYSENPEFQILLAALTDESAYASDTNYAEVTSPVYQVNSASAPTIMFYGNTDPLVPITNGLNLEAALANANISHSFTIYEGGHGDDWSQANYENLQMQLIGYISQYLAVNP; this comes from the coding sequence ATGTTGCGATCGCACTTTTTTATTTGGGTTTTCTTTGGGTTCATGCTGACCTTGGGCTGTTCTTCTGACGAACAACCACAAGACACCGACATGCAGGAACAAAGTGACACAACTGTGCCCTTAGCCGCTGCGATCCAAACAGATGTCTCTTACGGTTCAGATCCGCAGCAAGTATACGACCTCTATTTGCCTGCGGGACGCAACAGCACAAAAACAAAAGTGCTGGTATTGGTCCACGGAGGCGGATGGGCTTCCGGAGACAAGCAAGACATGACTCCTTATATAAGTTGGATCCAAAGTGAATTGCCGCAGTATGCGATCATGAATATCAACTACGTGCTCGCCGATGCCACTACTCCTGCCTTCCCCAATCAATTCTTAGATCTAAAGGCGGCATTGAATCAGGTTAAAGAACAAGCCAGTGAGCTTGAGGTGTTGCCAGAGTTTGGTTTGATTGGTGTAAGTGCTGGGGCCCATATCTCCTTAATGACCGACTATGTTTACGATAATGAGGATCTGATCAAAATGGTCTGCAGTATTGTCGGCCCTACAGATTTTACAGATCCCTTCTACAGTGAGAATCCGGAATTCCAGATCTTACTCGCCGCCTTGACAGACGAGTCTGCTTATGCCAGTGATACCAATTATGCAGAAGTCACAAGTCCGGTCTATCAAGTTAACAGTGCGAGTGCTCCTACCATTATGTTCTACGGAAATACAGACCCTCTAGTACCCATAACCAACGGTTTAAATTTAGAAGCCGCATTGGCCAATGCGAACATTTCTCACAGCTTCACGATCTACGAAGGAGGCCATGGAGACGACTGGAGTCAGGCCAACTACGAGAACCTACAAATGCAACTAATAGGTTATATCTCGCAGTACCTTGCGGTTAACCCATAA
- a CDS encoding L-threonylcarbamoyladenylate synthase: MATFLKIYPENPNPKQVSKAVEIIRNGGLVIYPSDTVYALGCDINNKAALEKVARLKGLKLEKANFSFVCKDLSHLSDFVKQIDNSTFKILKRSLPGPYTFILPAGNNLPTAFRKKKEVGIRVPDNAIVQAIVDQLGHPIISTSIRDEDEIIEYTTDPELIYEKWQDLVDLVIDGGYGGNVASTIIDLTSGEPELIREGKGSLEI; this comes from the coding sequence ATGGCGACATTTCTTAAGATTTATCCAGAAAATCCGAATCCGAAACAGGTTTCAAAGGCCGTAGAGATCATTCGCAATGGCGGCCTAGTGATCTACCCTTCGGATACGGTCTATGCCTTAGGTTGTGATATAAACAACAAGGCTGCCTTAGAAAAGGTGGCCAGACTAAAAGGCCTTAAACTAGAGAAAGCCAATTTCTCTTTTGTTTGTAAGGATCTGAGTCATCTGTCTGATTTTGTCAAGCAGATAGACAACAGCACCTTTAAGATCTTGAAGCGCTCCTTGCCGGGCCCTTATACCTTTATATTACCTGCAGGTAATAATTTGCCCACGGCTTTCAGGAAAAAGAAAGAGGTAGGGATACGCGTTCCTGATAATGCTATTGTTCAGGCTATAGTGGATCAGCTTGGGCATCCAATTATTTCTACTTCTATACGCGACGAGGATGAGATCATCGAGTATACTACAGATCCGGAACTTATCTATGAGAAATGGCAGGATCTGGTAGATCTGGTCATTGATGGTGGCTACGGAGGGAATGTAGCCAGTACTATCATAGACCTTACTTCTGGCGAACCTGAGCTTATCCGAGAAGGAAAGGGAAGTTTGGAGATCTAA
- a CDS encoding lipocalin family protein, whose protein sequence is MLHKFWFLGIGTLLLLITSCGNSEPHKLALPQEADSLIAADSAKTWMLASRYNGGHRMNMGDCFLRYRITYHRDSTFADNNGSSSSCGPSLHGKWKAFQNEHGSFIKWESPQLPSLMQIENDYKYFRLITLNADSLVVSYKHTQYGNQERTIVDYYVPEGTKVADRDFHNR, encoded by the coding sequence ATGCTACATAAATTTTGGTTCCTTGGAATTGGCACACTGCTGCTACTCATTACGAGTTGTGGAAATTCTGAACCCCATAAGCTAGCCCTACCACAAGAGGCTGATTCTCTTATTGCTGCGGATTCTGCCAAGACCTGGATGTTGGCCAGTCGCTACAATGGCGGGCACCGCATGAATATGGGCGACTGCTTTCTGCGTTACCGCATCACCTATCATAGGGACAGCACCTTTGCCGATAACAATGGCAGCAGCAGTAGTTGTGGTCCAAGTCTGCACGGAAAATGGAAAGCCTTTCAAAACGAGCACGGTAGTTTCATTAAATGGGAAAGTCCACAATTGCCATCACTGATGCAAATAGAGAACGACTACAAATACTTTAGACTAATAACCCTGAATGCAGACTCTCTGGTGGTCTCTTACAAACACACCCAATACGGAAATCAGGAGCGTACCATAGTAGATTACTACGTGCCGGAGGGCACAAAGGTAGCAGATCGTGATTTTCACAACCGTTGA
- a CDS encoding Dps family protein gives MKLTRIGLNREASESTATKLNVLLANYQLFYMNSRGFHWNIKGDKFFELHLKFEELYNDSLIKIDEIAERVLTLGFTPLHTYSDFIAVASIPEAKNISDGKDAIKAILAGYEVLLPLERELLNMSAESDDEGTNALMSDYIREQEKLVWMYSAYLNQ, from the coding sequence ATGAAACTAACGAGAATTGGATTAAACCGGGAAGCATCGGAATCCACTGCCACCAAACTAAATGTTCTTTTGGCCAATTATCAACTGTTCTATATGAACTCCAGAGGCTTTCACTGGAACATTAAAGGAGATAAATTCTTTGAATTACATCTTAAGTTCGAGGAGCTCTACAACGATTCTTTGATCAAGATCGACGAAATAGCAGAACGCGTGCTAACCCTCGGGTTTACGCCCTTACATACTTATTCGGACTTTATTGCGGTGGCCAGTATCCCAGAGGCTAAGAACATTTCAGACGGAAAAGATGCTATTAAAGCTATTTTAGCGGGATACGAGGTTTTGCTGCCGCTTGAGCGAGAACTGCTCAATATGTCGGCTGAGTCAGATGATGAAGGTACCAATGCCCTTATGAGCGATTATATTCGCGAACAGGAAAAACTGGTTTGGATGTATTCGGCCTACTTGAATCAATAA